A segment of the Collimonas fungivorans genome:
GCTGCCGCCTCCTTGCGCCAGGCGCATTGCTCAAGCCGTCCAAAATAGCACAAGCTCTTTACCGCAGGATGACGGGGTCGCCGAGACGGGGTCGCTGCCAGGGTTGTTTTTTTTAAAAGCCTGTGGTTTTGTGTCTGTCATAGGTAGAATCTAAACAGAGTAAGGCTTGAAGTTAACTGTCCGAAAGAAAACCATGCCCAACACCGCCGCAGAAAGAAAACAGCAAAAACTGACAGAGATGGTTGAGTTCGCGCGTGATCGCTTGCCGCCGGAAGTATTTGCACCGATGCAAGCCTTCCTGGTCGAGTATTACTCGCAGGTGGGGGAAGAACAGGTACTGAGCCGCGACATCGCCGACCTGTACGGCGCCGCCGTCGCCCACTGGCAGTTTGCGCGGCACTTTGTCAGCGGCACGCCGCGCGTGCGCATCTACAACCCGCGGGTGGACGAGCATGGCTGGCAATCCGGCCACAGCGTGATCGAGATTGTCAACGACGACATGCCGTTCCTGGTCGATTCGGTGAGCACCGAGATCAACCGCCTCGGCTTGACCCTGCATGCGGTGATCCATCCGGTGTTCCGGGTCTGGCGCGACGCCAGCGGCCAGGTCGAAAAAATCCAGCGCGCCAGCGAGAACGTGGGCAAGGATAGCAAGGACAACGATAGGGCAAAGCTGGAGTCGACCATCCATATCGAAGTGGACCGCTGCACCGAAGCTGCCCGGATGGAAGAAATCCTGGCCGGCGTGCTCAAGGTGCTGGGCGACGTCCGCGCCGCGGTGGAAGACTGGCGCCAGATGATGACCGCCGCCAGCGCCGCGATCGACGATCTCAAGCAGCAAGACAGCAGCGATGCCGCGCAGCAGGGCGAGATCGCCGAGGCGCGCGCCTTCCTGGAATGGATGATAGATGATCATTTTACGTTCCTCGGCTATCGCGATTACGAACTGGTGGTCAGCGACGGTGCAAACTACCTGCAGGGCGTAGCCGGCTCCGGCCTCGGCATCCTGCGCGATGCCCTGCGTGTCGCCGACGGCGCCGACATGACCAAGCTGCCGGTCAGCGCGCAAGGCATCATCGATGCGCAGTCGCCGATTTTCATCACCAAGGCGAATTCACGCGCTACCGTGCATCGCGCCGGTTACCTCGACTATGTCGGCGTCAAGCGCTACGGCGCCGGCGGCAAGGTGATCGGCGAGCGCCGCATTGTCGGCTTGTATACCTCGACTGCCTACATGGTGCCCACCAGCGAGATTCCGCTGGTGCGACGCAAAGTGGCGAAGGTGCTGGAGCGCGCCGGTTTTGTCCCGAGAGGGCACCTGGCCAAGACCTTGACCACCATCCTTGAGCAGTATCCGCGCGACGAACTGTTCCAGGTCGATGAAGACGAGCTGTTCGATACCGCCAGCGGCATTTTGCGCCTGGAGGAGCGCCAGCGCACGCGCCTGTTTGTGCGGCGCGATGCTTTCGGCCGTTATGTGTCCTGCCTGGTGTTCGTGCCGCGCGACCGCTTCAACACCGAGCTGCGCGAACGGATCCAGGACTTGCTGCTGGAAGCCTTTAACGGCACCGGCGTCGAATTCACGCCATTGCTGTCGGAATCGGTGCTGGCGCGGATCCAGTTTACGGTGCGCACCGAGCCGGGCAGCGTTGCCGACATCAATGTCGAACAGCTGGAAGCGCGCATCGTGCTAGCCACCCGGCGCTGGCAGGACGACCTCACCGAAGCCCTGCTGGAACAGCGCGGCGAAGAACAGGGCACCCGGTTGCTGCGTCGCTACGCGATGTCATTCCCGGCCGGTTTCCGCGAAGACTACTCGGCGCGCACCGCGGTGCACGACATCGCCTTGCTGGAAGCCGCGCAGCAGGATACCGGCCTGGCCATGAGCTTGTACCGCCCGATCGAAGCGGCGCCGGCCTCGCTGCGCCTGAAGATCTACCGCGCCGGCAAGCCGATGGCCTTGTCGCAGAGTTTGCCGATGCTGGAGCACATGGGCGTCAAGGTCAACGAAGAGCGCCCTTACCGCATCGAGCTGCAGGACGGCGAACCGGCCTGGATCCACGATTTCGGCATGCAGAGCGCGGACGACAGCGAAGTCGAGATCGACCGCATCAAGGGCGTGTTCGAAGATGCGTTCGCCCGCGTCTGGAGCGGCGAGGCGGATAACGACGATCTCAACCGGCTGGTTCTGCGGGCCCGGCTCAACTGGCGCGAAGTCACCATCTTGCGCGCTTATGCGCGTTACCTGCGGCAAGTCGGCTCCACGTTCAGCAATGCCTATATCGAACAGGCCCTGACCGCCAACCCGGCGATTGCGCGCAAGCTTGTGGAACTGTTCCTGATACGCTTTGATCCGTCCCAGGCGGCCGGAGCTGAAGCCAAGGCCAAGTCCTTGCTGCAGCAGATCGAAGAGGCGATGGACCAGGTGCCTAACCTGGACGAAGACCGTATCCTGCGCCAGTTCCTGGGCGTGATCAGCGCCACCTTGCGCACCAACTATTTCCAGCGCGGCGCCGACGGCCAGCCCAAGCCTTACCTGTCGTTCAAGTTCGATCCGGGCAAGGTGCCGGGGCTGCCTGCGCCCAAGCCTATGTTCGAGATCTGGGTCTATTCGCCGCGTTTCGAGGGCGTCCACCTGCGCGGCGGCAAAGTAGCGCGCGGCGGCCTGCGCTGGTCCGACCGGCGCGAGGATTTCCGTACCGAAGTGCTGGGTCTGGTGAAGGCGCAGATGGTCAAGAATGCCGTGATCGTGCCGGTCGGCTCCAAGGGCGGTTTCGTACTCAAGAACGCGCCGCCGGCCAGCGACCGCGACGCTTACCTGCGCGAAGGGGTGGCCTGTTACCAGAATTTCCTGCGCGGGCTGCTCGACCTGACCGATAACCTGGTCGACGGCAAGGTGGTGCCGCCGCAAGACGTGGTGCGCTACGATGCCGACGATCCTTACCTGGTGGTGGCGGCCGACAAGGGCACCGCCAGCTTCTCCGATTACGCCAACGCGGTGTCCGCCGAATACGGCTTCTGGCTGGGCGACGCCTTTGCCTCTGGCGGCTCGGTCGGCTACGACCACAAGAAAATGGGGATCACCGCGCGCGGCGCCTGGGAAGCGGTCAAGCGCCACTTCCGCGAAACCGGCGTCAATACCCAGGAACAGGATTTCACGGTGGTCGGCATCGGCGACATGTCTGGCGACGTGTTCGGCAACGGCATGCTGCTGTCGCGCCATATCAAGCTGCTGGCCGGCTTTGACCATCGCCACATTTTCCTCGACCCGGATCCCGATCCGGCCGCCAGCTTTGCCGAACGCGAGCGCCTGTTCGCTTTGCCGCGCTCAAGCTGGGCCGACTACAACACCAGCCTGATTTCCAGCGGCGGCGGGATTTTTGCGCGCAGCCTCAAGACCATTCCGCTGACGCCGCAAGTGCAGGCGGCGCTGGGCGTTAGCGCCAGCGAGCTGGCGCCGACCGAGCTGATACGCGCGATCCTGCTGGCGCCGGTGGACCTGCTCTACAACGGCGGCATCGGCACCTATATCAAGGCCACCCGCGAAAGCCATGCCCAGGTCGGCGACCGCAGCAACGATGCGATCCGCGTCAACGGCGCCGAGCTCAACTGCAAGGTGGTGGCAGAAGGCGGCAACCTCGGCTGCACCCAGTTCGGCCGCATCGAATTTGCCCAGAAGGGCGGCCGCATCTGTACCGACGCCATCGACAATTCCGCCGGCGTCGACTGCTCCGATCACGAGGTGAATATCAAGATCATGCTCGGCCTGATCGTCAGCGAAGGCGAAATGACCGAGAAACAGCGTAACAAGCTGCTGGCGGAAATGACTGAGGAAGTCGGCCTGCAAGTGCTGACCGACAACTACTACCAGACCCAGGCCTTGTCGGTGGCGGGCCGCCGCGCCGCCAGCCTGCTGGAGCCGGAATCGCGCCTGATCCGCTTCCTGGAACGCGCCGGCCGGCTGGACCGTGCGGTCGAATTCCTGCCGTCGGAAGAAGAGTGCGCGGAACGCAAGACCGCGAAACAGGGACTCACCGCGCCGGAACGCGCGGTGCTGATGGCGTATAACAAGATGTGGCTGTATGAAGAGCTGCTGGCTTCGGATTTGCCGGCGGATCCGTTCATCGCCAGTTCGCTGGCCGCTTATTTCCCGCAGCCGCTGCGCGAACGTTATCCGGACGCCATGCTGCGTCATCCGCTGGCGCGCGAGATCATCTCGACCTACCTGGTGAACACGCTGGCCAACCGTGTCGGTGCTACCTTTGTCCACCAGCTGGCCGACGAGAGCGGCGCCAGCCCGACCGACGTGCTGCGCGCCAGCGTCATCGCGCGCGAGGTATTCGGTTTCGAGGAAATCTGGCAAGACATCGACGCCCTCGACAACCTGGTGCCGGACGCCCTGCAGGCGCAGATGTTTGTCGATGTCGGCGGCCTGATCGAACATGCCAGTTTCTGGTTCCTGCATCGCCATGTGCAGGAAGCGTCGATCGAAGCCACGGTGCTGCGTTTCCGCCAGGCCGCCGACCAGCTGGGACCGCAGCTGGTGTCGCTGCTGGCGGCCAGCGACGCCGAAGCGCTCAAGGCGAAACGCGATGCCTTGATACAGGCCGGCGTCTCCGAACAGCTGGCGCGCCGGGTCGCCAGCGCCGAGCTGATCGGCGCGGTGCTGGACATCGCCGAAGTAGCGGCTTCCACCGGGCGCAGCCTGGAACTGGTGGCGGCGGTCTATTTTGCGCTGGACGTCAACCTCAACTTCGGCTGGATGCGCGAGCGGGCCGGTGCGCTGCCAGTCGACTCGCACTGGCAGACCCTGGCGCGCACCGCCTTGCAGAGCGACCTGACCGGTTTGCAGCGGGCGTTGACGGCCAAGGTGATCCAGCTGTCGCCGTCGCTCGAGCAATCGCAGGAAATGATCGAAGTCTGGCAGGCTGCCAGCCGCACGCCGCTGGAACGGTACCGCCGTTTGCTGACCGATTTTCAGATGGGCGGCAATGTCGACCTGGCGATGCTGTCGGTGGCGGCGCGCGAAATGCGGGCAATCGAAACCATCTGAGGAGTTGTTTTATCTCTAGCTGAAGCAGCCGCCTGGCAGGCAGAAAGGCAAGGTCATGCACACCGTTTCATTCGACACCGACGGCGCGATCTGCACCATCACCATGGCGCGGCCGGAAAAACGCAATGCCGTTGACCGTCCGATGGCCGAGCAGCTGCGCCTGGCGTTTGAACGGTTTGAAGCCGAGCCGATGCTGAAGGTAGCGGTGCTGGCTGGCGCCGGCGGCCATTTCTGCGCCGGCGCCGACCTCAGCGCAATCGGCGATCCCGCCTTGCGCAACGAACTGCGCGCCGATGGCGGCGGTAGCGGCCCGATGGGGCCGAGCCGCATGGCCTTGTCGAAACCGTTGATCGCCGCCATCAACGGCTGCGCCGTAGCCGGCGGGCTGGAGCTGGCGCTGCTGGCCGACCTGCGGGTGGCTGACGAAGACGCCGTGCTCGGCGTATTTTGCCGGCGCTGGGGCGTACCCCTTATCGACGGCGGGACCGTGCGCCTGCCGCGCCTGGTCGGCATGGGCCGCGCGCTTGACCTGATCCTCACCGGCCGCCCGGTAACGGCGGCCGAAGCCTTGGCCATGGGCCTGGTCAATCGCGTCACGCCGCCAGGCTCTGCGCTGGCGGCGGCGCAGGAACTGGCGCGCGAGATCGCCGGTTTTCCGCAGCAATGCATGCTGGCCGATCGCCGCTCCGCGTATGATCAATGGGATCTGCCGCTGGCTGAGGCGCTGCGGCGCGAGGGTGAGCATGGCGTGCCGATTGTTTTCGCCGAAGGCGAGGCCGGGGCCGCCAGGTTCACGTACAGAGCCGGCCGCCATGGCCGTTCCGAAGACTGACCAGTCTTTACATTTCAAACCAGCAAGATCCGGTTGTTGTCAAATACACCTTGCTTCACTCCTTTCGGTCGGTGTTGCGGGGATAGCTGCGCCTGGAGAAACAAAAGGAAGGAAACTTGACTAGGGTCAATGCCGTCCTCTCTATGAGCTGGCTAAGATGGCATCAAGCTGAAGCAATGCAAGAGGTATTGCGGCGGCAGATAACCGATAACAGGAGGAGCAATGGCAGCAGTGATATCCGAGTCGAAGGTCGCACCGGCGTCGAGTACGACCGCGGACGATACGCTCAAACGCAAGAGCCGCGACGCCGGCGTGGTGTCAGGCGGGCACCTGGTGGCGCGTGCGCTGAAGAATGAAGGCGTAGACACGATCTTTACGCTGTGCGGCGGCCATATTATCGATATTTACGATGGTTGCATCGATGAAGGCATCCGCATCATCGATGTGCGCCATGAACAAGTCGCAGCCCATGCTGCCGACGGATATGCGCGCCAGACCGGCAAGCTGGGCGTGGTGGTGACGACGGCAGGTCCGGGCTGCACCAATGCCGTGACCGGGATTGCGACGGCGTTCCGTTCGGAAAGCCCGGTGCTGCATATTGGTGGCCAGGGCGGCATCACCCAGCACATGATGGGTTCCTTGCAAGACTTGCCGCATACCGAAATGATGCGGCCGATCACCAAATTCTCCGAAGGTGTGCGTTCCACCGAACGGGTAGCCGACATGGTGTCGATGGCGATCCGCGCCTGCTTTGCCGGCGCCCCTGGCCCGGCGTACCTGGAAATTCCGCGCGACGTGCTGGACCGCGAGATCGAGATCAGCAAGGCCGTGATTCCTGCTGCCGGCCAATACCGTGCATCGGTGCGGTCATTGGGCGACGTGGCCGATATCGAGAAGCTGGCCGACATCCTGGTGCAGGCAGAGCGTCCGGTGGTCTTGTACGGCGGCCAGGTCTGGTCCTCGCGCGGGCACAAGGAAGCAATCGACCTGGTGCGGGGGCTGGATATCCCGGCATACTTCAACAGCGCCTCGCGCGGCTTGCTGCCGCCGGGCGATCCGCATCATTTCGACCGCACGCGGCGCGAAGGATTCGACAAGGCCGATGTGATCCTGATCGTCGGCACGCCGTTCGACTTCCGCATGGGCTACGGCAAACGGCTGGGCCTGAACGCCAAGGTCATCCAGATCGACCAGGATTACCGCACGGTGGGCAAGAACCGCGACATCACGCTGGGCTTGGTGGGTGATCCTGGCGCGATCCTGGGGGCGGTGTTGCAGGCGGCGAGCGGGCGCATCAACAAGACAGCGCAAGAGAAGCGGCGCGCCTGGATGAAACAATTGCAACAGCAGGAAGCGATCGCGACCGAGAAGCTGATGCCGTTGTTCAAGTCGAACAGTTCGCCGATCCATCCTTACCGGGTGGCGTATGAAATCAATGAGTTCTTGAACGACGACACGATCTACATCGGCGACGGCGGGGATGTGGTGACGATTTCGGCGCAGGCGGTGCGTCCGCGCAATCCTGGGCAATGGATGGATCCTGGCGCGCTGGGCAGCCTGGGCGTGGGGACTGGTTTTGCGATTGCGGCCGGTTTGGCCAATCCTGAGAAAGAAGTGATGTGTTACTACGGCGACGGTGCGTTCAGCATGACGTCGTTCGACATGGAAACGGCGAACCGTTTCGGCGTGCCGTACATCGCGGTGATCGGCAACAATTCGGCGATGAACCAGATCCGTTACGGCCAGCTGGCGAAATACGGCGAAGAGCGCGGCAATGTGGGCAACCTGCTGAGCGACATCCCTTACGGCAAGTTTGCCGAGATGCTGGGCGGACATGGCGAAGAGGTACGCGATCCGGCGCAGATTGCTGGCGCGTTGCAGCGGGCGCGGGAAGCGGTGCGCAAGACACGGCGTTGTGCGGTGGTCAATATCTGGGTCGATCCTGCGGTGTATGCCCCGGGAACCATGGCTCAGACCATGTACAAATAAGCCGCTTAATAAGCCACTGAGCCATCATGT
Coding sequences within it:
- a CDS encoding NAD-glutamate dehydrogenase, which produces MPNTAAERKQQKLTEMVEFARDRLPPEVFAPMQAFLVEYYSQVGEEQVLSRDIADLYGAAVAHWQFARHFVSGTPRVRIYNPRVDEHGWQSGHSVIEIVNDDMPFLVDSVSTEINRLGLTLHAVIHPVFRVWRDASGQVEKIQRASENVGKDSKDNDRAKLESTIHIEVDRCTEAARMEEILAGVLKVLGDVRAAVEDWRQMMTAASAAIDDLKQQDSSDAAQQGEIAEARAFLEWMIDDHFTFLGYRDYELVVSDGANYLQGVAGSGLGILRDALRVADGADMTKLPVSAQGIIDAQSPIFITKANSRATVHRAGYLDYVGVKRYGAGGKVIGERRIVGLYTSTAYMVPTSEIPLVRRKVAKVLERAGFVPRGHLAKTLTTILEQYPRDELFQVDEDELFDTASGILRLEERQRTRLFVRRDAFGRYVSCLVFVPRDRFNTELRERIQDLLLEAFNGTGVEFTPLLSESVLARIQFTVRTEPGSVADINVEQLEARIVLATRRWQDDLTEALLEQRGEEQGTRLLRRYAMSFPAGFREDYSARTAVHDIALLEAAQQDTGLAMSLYRPIEAAPASLRLKIYRAGKPMALSQSLPMLEHMGVKVNEERPYRIELQDGEPAWIHDFGMQSADDSEVEIDRIKGVFEDAFARVWSGEADNDDLNRLVLRARLNWREVTILRAYARYLRQVGSTFSNAYIEQALTANPAIARKLVELFLIRFDPSQAAGAEAKAKSLLQQIEEAMDQVPNLDEDRILRQFLGVISATLRTNYFQRGADGQPKPYLSFKFDPGKVPGLPAPKPMFEIWVYSPRFEGVHLRGGKVARGGLRWSDRREDFRTEVLGLVKAQMVKNAVIVPVGSKGGFVLKNAPPASDRDAYLREGVACYQNFLRGLLDLTDNLVDGKVVPPQDVVRYDADDPYLVVAADKGTASFSDYANAVSAEYGFWLGDAFASGGSVGYDHKKMGITARGAWEAVKRHFRETGVNTQEQDFTVVGIGDMSGDVFGNGMLLSRHIKLLAGFDHRHIFLDPDPDPAASFAERERLFALPRSSWADYNTSLISSGGGIFARSLKTIPLTPQVQAALGVSASELAPTELIRAILLAPVDLLYNGGIGTYIKATRESHAQVGDRSNDAIRVNGAELNCKVVAEGGNLGCTQFGRIEFAQKGGRICTDAIDNSAGVDCSDHEVNIKIMLGLIVSEGEMTEKQRNKLLAEMTEEVGLQVLTDNYYQTQALSVAGRRAASLLEPESRLIRFLERAGRLDRAVEFLPSEEECAERKTAKQGLTAPERAVLMAYNKMWLYEELLASDLPADPFIASSLAAYFPQPLRERYPDAMLRHPLAREIISTYLVNTLANRVGATFVHQLADESGASPTDVLRASVIAREVFGFEEIWQDIDALDNLVPDALQAQMFVDVGGLIEHASFWFLHRHVQEASIEATVLRFRQAADQLGPQLVSLLAASDAEALKAKRDALIQAGVSEQLARRVASAELIGAVLDIAEVAASTGRSLELVAAVYFALDVNLNFGWMRERAGALPVDSHWQTLARTALQSDLTGLQRALTAKVIQLSPSLEQSQEMIEVWQAASRTPLERYRRLLTDFQMGGNVDLAMLSVAAREMRAIETI
- a CDS encoding crotonase/enoyl-CoA hydratase family protein; this translates as MHTVSFDTDGAICTITMARPEKRNAVDRPMAEQLRLAFERFEAEPMLKVAVLAGAGGHFCAGADLSAIGDPALRNELRADGGGSGPMGPSRMALSKPLIAAINGCAVAGGLELALLADLRVADEDAVLGVFCRRWGVPLIDGGTVRLPRLVGMGRALDLILTGRPVTAAEALAMGLVNRVTPPGSALAAAQELAREIAGFPQQCMLADRRSAYDQWDLPLAEALRREGEHGVPIVFAEGEAGAARFTYRAGRHGRSED
- a CDS encoding thiamine pyrophosphate-binding protein gives rise to the protein MAAVISESKVAPASSTTADDTLKRKSRDAGVVSGGHLVARALKNEGVDTIFTLCGGHIIDIYDGCIDEGIRIIDVRHEQVAAHAADGYARQTGKLGVVVTTAGPGCTNAVTGIATAFRSESPVLHIGGQGGITQHMMGSLQDLPHTEMMRPITKFSEGVRSTERVADMVSMAIRACFAGAPGPAYLEIPRDVLDREIEISKAVIPAAGQYRASVRSLGDVADIEKLADILVQAERPVVLYGGQVWSSRGHKEAIDLVRGLDIPAYFNSASRGLLPPGDPHHFDRTRREGFDKADVILIVGTPFDFRMGYGKRLGLNAKVIQIDQDYRTVGKNRDITLGLVGDPGAILGAVLQAASGRINKTAQEKRRAWMKQLQQQEAIATEKLMPLFKSNSSPIHPYRVAYEINEFLNDDTIYIGDGGDVVTISAQAVRPRNPGQWMDPGALGSLGVGTGFAIAAGLANPEKEVMCYYGDGAFSMTSFDMETANRFGVPYIAVIGNNSAMNQIRYGQLAKYGEERGNVGNLLSDIPYGKFAEMLGGHGEEVRDPAQIAGALQRAREAVRKTRRCAVVNIWVDPAVYAPGTMAQTMYK